The nucleotide sequence GATTTTTCATATAGGCAGCATCTCCACGAGCAGTACCGCGATACAAGCCCCTGTAGCAACAATAAGCAGTCCCCGCTTCATAACTGCCAGAACAAGCGCAGCTATAAGTCCTGCCGCAGCCGAACGAATGTCGGATGTTGCAGATAATATCGCAGGAAATGTCATCGCTGAAAGGGTCGCATAGGGTACATAATAAAGA is from Lachnospiraceae bacterium C1.1 and encodes:
- a CDS encoding AzlD domain-containing protein, translated to MDNVYLYIFVMAIVTFAIRALPLTLIRGEIKSKKIRSFLYYVPYATLSAMTFPAILSATSDIRSAAAGLIAALVLAVMKRGLLIVATGACIAVLLVEMLPI